From a region of the Leucoraja erinacea ecotype New England chromosome 6, Leri_hhj_1, whole genome shotgun sequence genome:
- the LOC129697789 gene encoding P2Y purinoceptor 8-like — MLIFLVKVTSCSLVLSEVEPGITSRAPDDVDMNVTGLDNDTLEMLNSVAVRTIVPTIYLVVIIIGLPSNVISFSLLCFHTRPKTPLVIFMINLAITDLLLAIFLPFQIAYHLNRSNWIFGRYHCTFVTTLFYANMYCSILTMTFISIERYVGVVHPIWYSAGWKSRNAVIACLGIWATLLIVLLPFEYSDLTFDVQELNITTCFDVLKKNMLPDENAWVLFLFTLFVLLFLIPFTVTIVCYVLVILKLSRTSHNTTAHKKKKRAVYLAVTVLLVFITCFAPSNITLLIHIVLRFGYDTGCYTAYKLTLSLSCVNSCLNPFIFCFASTEFQKRVHRLFNWRQSRDQQGRSMLPSGRLSSVQSK; from the coding sequence ATGCTCATATTCTTGGTAAAAGTAACGAGTTGTTCCCTTGTTTTATCAGAAGTTGAGCCTGGCATCACCAGCCGGGCACCAGATGACGTGGACATGAACGTTACAGGGTTGGACAATGATACGCTGGAAATGCTGAACAGTGTCGCCGTTAGGACCATCGTTCCCACCATTTACCTGGTCGTTATCATCATCGGCCTGCCCAGCAATGTCATCTCCTTCTCACTGCTTTGCTTCCACACCCGCCCGAAGACTCCCTTGGTCATCTTCATGATCAACCTGGCCATCACCGACCTTCTGCTGGCCATCTTCCTCCCCTTCCAGATCGCCTACCACCTCAACCGCAGCAACTGGATCTTTGGCAGGTACCATTGCACCTTCGTCACCACCTTGTTCTACGCCAACATGTACTGCTCCATCTTGACCATGACGTTCATTAGCATCGAGCGGTACGTCGGGGTGGTCCACCCCATCTGGTACAGCGCAGGGTGGAAAAGCAGGAACGCCGTGATCGCTTGCCTGGGGATATGGGCGACTTTACTGATTGTCCTGCTGCCCTTTGAATACAGCGACCTGACCTTTGACGTCCAGGAGCTGAACATAACGACGTGTTTCGACGTACTCAAGAAAAACATGCTTCCCGACGAGAACGCCTGGGTGttgttcctcttcaccctgtttGTCCTGCTCTTCCTGATCCCGTTTACCGTCACTATCGTCTGCTATGTGCTGGTCATACTGAAACTCTCTCGAACATCTCACAACACAACAGcacacaagaagaagaaaagaGCGGTCTACTTAGCTGTTACTGTTCTCTTGGTCTTCATCACATGCTTTGCGCCCAGCAATATTACTCTCTTAATTCACATTGTACTGAGGTTCGGATATGACACAGGTTGCTACACAGCCTACAAACTGACCTTGTCGCTCAGCTGTGTGAACAGCTGTCTCAATCCATTTATCTTCTGTTTTGCTTCAACCGAGTTCCAGAAACGGGTGCACCGTTTATTCAATTGGAGGCAGTCTCGTGATCAACAGGGCAGATCTATGCTCCCGTCTGGAAGGTTAAGCTCTGTTCAGAGTAAATGA